In Mercurialis annua linkage group LG6, ddMerAnnu1.2, whole genome shotgun sequence, the following are encoded in one genomic region:
- the LOC126686858 gene encoding protein transport protein SEC23 C isoform X3: MAEFMDLESQDGVRMPWNVLPGTKQEASNCVVPVSAIYTPIKPFPNMPVLPYSPLRCRTCRSVLNPFSTVDYAAKIWICPFCYHRNPFPPHYASITDDNLPAELFPQYTTIEYETQSPGEKMSYSSIFMFVVDTCIIEEEMAFLKSALSQAIDLLPDNSLVGLITFGTLVHVHELGFGQIPKTYVFKGSKDVSKEQLLDQMGFFLKKPKPPAGVIAGSRDGLSSESISRFLLPASDCEFTLNSVLEELQKDPWPLLPDHRATRCTSTALSVAASLLGACVPGCGARIMAFIGGPSTEGLGAIVSKNLSEPIRSHKDLDKDSALHYHKAVKFYEGLAKQLVHQGHVLDLFACALDQVGIAELKVVVERTGGLVVLAESFVHSVFKDSLKRVFQSNDYDLGLSSKYVGIFEVNCSKDVKVQGIIGPCASLEKKGPLCSDTVIGQGNTSAWKMCGIDKATTLCVIFEIVKKDNPDVTVQPLSNQFYFQFLTYYQHSTGQMRLRVTTLSRRWVAGSGSFQDLIAGFDQEAAAVAMARLVSFKMEIEAEFDPIRWLDKALIHLCSRFGDYQKDSPSSFSLSPRLSIFPQFMFNLRRSQFVQVFNNSPDETAYFRVILNRENVANSVVMIQPSLISYSFHSGPEPALLDVAAIAADRILLLDSYFTVVIFHGATIAQWRKAGYHNQPEHQAFSQLLQGPRDDADAIIKERFPVPRLVICDQHGSQARFLLAKLNPSATYNTDSPLPGGDILFTDDVSFEVFMDHLQRLAVQ, from the exons ATGGCGGAATTCATGGACCTGGAATCGCAGGATGGAGTGAGAATGCCGTGGAACGTACTTCCGGGGACCAAGCAAGAGGCTAGCAATTGTGTAGTCCCTGTGTCCGCTATCTACACTCCGATCAAGCCCTTTCCCAATATGCCCGTCCTCCCCTATTCTCCCCTCCGTTGCCGCACCTGCCGTTCGGTTCTCAACCCTTTCTCCACCGTTGATTACGCCGCCAAGATCTGGATCTGCCCCTTCTGCTATCACCGCAACCCTTTCCCGCCTCACTACGCCTCCATCACCGACGACAATCTACCCGCGGAGCTCTTTCCGCAGTACACCACCATAGAGTACGAGACGCAGAGCCCCGGGGAGAAGATGTCCTACTCGTCCATTTTCATGTTCGTGGTGGACACCTGCATCATCGAGGAGGAGATGGCCTTTCTCAAGTCTGCCTTGTCCCAGGCAATCGACCTTCTGCCAGACAATTCGCTCGTCGGCCTCATCACTTTCGGGACCTTGGTCCACGTTCACGAGCTTGGCTTCGGCCAGATCCCTAAAACCTATGTTTTCAAGGGCTCCAAAGACGTCTCCAAGGAGCAGCTGCTTGACCAAATGGGCTTCTTTCTGAAGAAGCCTAAGCCCCCAGCTGGTGTCATTGCCGGCTCCAGGGATGGCCTCTCCTCTGAAAGCATTTCTCGTTTCCTCTTGCCTGCCTCTGATTGTGAATTCACGCTCAACTCg GTCTTGGAGGAACTGCAAAAGGATCCTTGGCCACTTCTACCGGATCACCGCGCTACCAGGTGCACCAGCACGGCTCTCAGTGTTGCTGCCAGTTTATTAGGTGCTTGTGTTCCCGGCTGTGGAGCTCGGATCATGGCTTTCATCGGCGGTCCATCTACCGAAGGACTTGGTGCT ATTGTGTCAAAGAACCTCTCCGAGCCAATCCGTTCCCACAAGGACCTGGATAAGGATTCTGCTCTCCATTATCATAAAGCTGTCAAGTTCTATGAGGGACTTGCGAAGCAGCTAGTGCATCAAGGTCATGTACTTGATCTGTTTGCTTGTGCACTTGACCAG GTAGGGATTGCTGAACTTAAAGTTGTTGTGGAAAGAACCGGTGGGCTTGTTGTGCTTGCAGAAAGCTTTGTCCATTCAGTATTTAAGGACTCGCTTAAACGTGTTTTCCAATCAAATGACTATGACCTTGGACTATCATCAAAGTATGT TGGTATATTTGAAGTAAATTGCTCAAAGGATGTCAAAGTTCAAGGCATTATTGGTCCTTGTGCATCACTTGAAAAG AAAGGTCCTTTGTGCTCCGATACTGTTATTGGCCAGGGGAATACCAGTGCATGGAAGATGTGTGGAATAGACAAAGCTACAACTTTATGTGTAATATTTGAAATAGTGAAGAAGGACAATCCTGATGTTACGGTTCAACCTTTAAGCAATCAATTTTACTTCCAATTTTTGACTTA TTACCAACATAGCACTGGTCAAATGAGACTTCGTGTTACAACCCTCTCTAGAAGATGGGTTGCTGGAAGTGGAAGT TTTCAGGATTTGATTGCTGGATTTGACCAAGAAGCAGCTGCTGTAGCCATGGCACGCCTAGTTTCtttcaaaatggaaattgaG GCCGAGTTTGACCCTATAAGATGGCTAGACAAAGCATTAATACATCTATGTTCAAGGTTTGGAGACTACCAGAAAGACAGTCCGTCTTCTTTTAGCTTATCTCCTCGGCTTTCGATATTTCCTCAGTTTATGTTTAACTTACGCCGTTCACAGTTTGTTCAG GTCTTCAACAACAGCCCAGATGAAACAGCATACTTCAGAGTCATACTGAACCGGGAAAATGTTGCCAATTCCGTTGTGATGATACAGCCTTCATTGATTTCTTACTCATTTCATTCAGGACCAGAGCCAGCACTATTAGATGTAGCTGCCATTGCAGCTGACAGGATTCTGCTTTTGGACTCCTATTTTACTGTTGTCATTTTCCACGGTGCTACTATTGCTCAATGGCGGAAAGCTGGCTACCACAATCAACCAGAACATCAG GCATTTTCCCAATTGCTACAAGGTCCTCGTGATGATGCGGATGCAATAATAAAAGAAAGGTTTCCAGTACCTCGTTTAGTGATTTGCGATCAACATGGTTCACAG GCTCGCTTTCTCCTAGCAAAATTAAACCCGTCTGCTACATACAACACTGATTCTCCTCTTCCAGGCGGTGATATTTTATTCACAGATGATGTGAGCTTTGAGGTTTTCATGGACCATCTCCAGAGACTAGCAGTTCAATAA
- the LOC126686858 gene encoding protein transport protein SEC23 C isoform X2 codes for MAEFMDLESQDGVRMPWNVLPGTKQEASNCVVPVSAIYTPIKPFPNMPVLPYSPLRCRTCRSVLNPFSTVDYAAKIWICPFCYHRNPFPPHYASITDDNLPAELFPQYTTIEYETQSPGEKMSYSSIFMFVVDTCIIEEEMAFLKSALSQAIDLLPDNSLVGLITFGTLVHVHELGFGQIPKTYVFKGSKDVSKEQLLDQMGFFLKKPKPPAGVIAGSRDGLSSESISRFLLPASDCEFTLNSVLEELQKDPWPLLPDHRATRCTSTALSVAASLLGACVPGCGARIMAFIGGPSTEGLGAIVSKNLSEPIRSHKDLDKDSALHYHKAVKFYEGLAKQLVHQGHVLDLFACALDQVGIAELKVVVERTGGLVVLAESFVHSVFKDSLKRVFQSNDYDLGLSSNGIFEVNCSKDVKVQGIIGPCASLEKKGPLCSDTVIGQGNTSAWKMCGIDKATTLCVIFEIVKKDNPDVTVQPLSNQFYFQFLTYYQHSTGQMRLRVTTLSRRWVAGSGSVQFQDLIAGFDQEAAAVAMARLVSFKMEIEAEFDPIRWLDKALIHLCSRFGDYQKDSPSSFSLSPRLSIFPQFMFNLRRSQFVQVFNNSPDETAYFRVILNRENVANSVVMIQPSLISYSFHSGPEPALLDVAAIAADRILLLDSYFTVVIFHGATIAQWRKAGYHNQPEHQAFSQLLQGPRDDADAIIKERFPVPRLVICDQHGSQARFLLAKLNPSATYNTDSPLPGGDILFTDDVSFEVFMDHLQRLAVQ; via the exons ATGGCGGAATTCATGGACCTGGAATCGCAGGATGGAGTGAGAATGCCGTGGAACGTACTTCCGGGGACCAAGCAAGAGGCTAGCAATTGTGTAGTCCCTGTGTCCGCTATCTACACTCCGATCAAGCCCTTTCCCAATATGCCCGTCCTCCCCTATTCTCCCCTCCGTTGCCGCACCTGCCGTTCGGTTCTCAACCCTTTCTCCACCGTTGATTACGCCGCCAAGATCTGGATCTGCCCCTTCTGCTATCACCGCAACCCTTTCCCGCCTCACTACGCCTCCATCACCGACGACAATCTACCCGCGGAGCTCTTTCCGCAGTACACCACCATAGAGTACGAGACGCAGAGCCCCGGGGAGAAGATGTCCTACTCGTCCATTTTCATGTTCGTGGTGGACACCTGCATCATCGAGGAGGAGATGGCCTTTCTCAAGTCTGCCTTGTCCCAGGCAATCGACCTTCTGCCAGACAATTCGCTCGTCGGCCTCATCACTTTCGGGACCTTGGTCCACGTTCACGAGCTTGGCTTCGGCCAGATCCCTAAAACCTATGTTTTCAAGGGCTCCAAAGACGTCTCCAAGGAGCAGCTGCTTGACCAAATGGGCTTCTTTCTGAAGAAGCCTAAGCCCCCAGCTGGTGTCATTGCCGGCTCCAGGGATGGCCTCTCCTCTGAAAGCATTTCTCGTTTCCTCTTGCCTGCCTCTGATTGTGAATTCACGCTCAACTCg GTCTTGGAGGAACTGCAAAAGGATCCTTGGCCACTTCTACCGGATCACCGCGCTACCAGGTGCACCAGCACGGCTCTCAGTGTTGCTGCCAGTTTATTAGGTGCTTGTGTTCCCGGCTGTGGAGCTCGGATCATGGCTTTCATCGGCGGTCCATCTACCGAAGGACTTGGTGCT ATTGTGTCAAAGAACCTCTCCGAGCCAATCCGTTCCCACAAGGACCTGGATAAGGATTCTGCTCTCCATTATCATAAAGCTGTCAAGTTCTATGAGGGACTTGCGAAGCAGCTAGTGCATCAAGGTCATGTACTTGATCTGTTTGCTTGTGCACTTGACCAG GTAGGGATTGCTGAACTTAAAGTTGTTGTGGAAAGAACCGGTGGGCTTGTTGTGCTTGCAGAAAGCTTTGTCCATTCAGTATTTAAGGACTCGCTTAAACGTGTTTTCCAATCAAATGACTATGACCTTGGACTATCATCAAA TGGTATATTTGAAGTAAATTGCTCAAAGGATGTCAAAGTTCAAGGCATTATTGGTCCTTGTGCATCACTTGAAAAG AAAGGTCCTTTGTGCTCCGATACTGTTATTGGCCAGGGGAATACCAGTGCATGGAAGATGTGTGGAATAGACAAAGCTACAACTTTATGTGTAATATTTGAAATAGTGAAGAAGGACAATCCTGATGTTACGGTTCAACCTTTAAGCAATCAATTTTACTTCCAATTTTTGACTTA TTACCAACATAGCACTGGTCAAATGAGACTTCGTGTTACAACCCTCTCTAGAAGATGGGTTGCTGGAAGTGGAAGTGTACAG TTTCAGGATTTGATTGCTGGATTTGACCAAGAAGCAGCTGCTGTAGCCATGGCACGCCTAGTTTCtttcaaaatggaaattgaG GCCGAGTTTGACCCTATAAGATGGCTAGACAAAGCATTAATACATCTATGTTCAAGGTTTGGAGACTACCAGAAAGACAGTCCGTCTTCTTTTAGCTTATCTCCTCGGCTTTCGATATTTCCTCAGTTTATGTTTAACTTACGCCGTTCACAGTTTGTTCAG GTCTTCAACAACAGCCCAGATGAAACAGCATACTTCAGAGTCATACTGAACCGGGAAAATGTTGCCAATTCCGTTGTGATGATACAGCCTTCATTGATTTCTTACTCATTTCATTCAGGACCAGAGCCAGCACTATTAGATGTAGCTGCCATTGCAGCTGACAGGATTCTGCTTTTGGACTCCTATTTTACTGTTGTCATTTTCCACGGTGCTACTATTGCTCAATGGCGGAAAGCTGGCTACCACAATCAACCAGAACATCAG GCATTTTCCCAATTGCTACAAGGTCCTCGTGATGATGCGGATGCAATAATAAAAGAAAGGTTTCCAGTACCTCGTTTAGTGATTTGCGATCAACATGGTTCACAG GCTCGCTTTCTCCTAGCAAAATTAAACCCGTCTGCTACATACAACACTGATTCTCCTCTTCCAGGCGGTGATATTTTATTCACAGATGATGTGAGCTTTGAGGTTTTCATGGACCATCTCCAGAGACTAGCAGTTCAATAA
- the LOC126686858 gene encoding protein transport protein SEC23 C isoform X1 translates to MAEFMDLESQDGVRMPWNVLPGTKQEASNCVVPVSAIYTPIKPFPNMPVLPYSPLRCRTCRSVLNPFSTVDYAAKIWICPFCYHRNPFPPHYASITDDNLPAELFPQYTTIEYETQSPGEKMSYSSIFMFVVDTCIIEEEMAFLKSALSQAIDLLPDNSLVGLITFGTLVHVHELGFGQIPKTYVFKGSKDVSKEQLLDQMGFFLKKPKPPAGVIAGSRDGLSSESISRFLLPASDCEFTLNSVLEELQKDPWPLLPDHRATRCTSTALSVAASLLGACVPGCGARIMAFIGGPSTEGLGAIVSKNLSEPIRSHKDLDKDSALHYHKAVKFYEGLAKQLVHQGHVLDLFACALDQVGIAELKVVVERTGGLVVLAESFVHSVFKDSLKRVFQSNDYDLGLSSKYVGIFEVNCSKDVKVQGIIGPCASLEKKGPLCSDTVIGQGNTSAWKMCGIDKATTLCVIFEIVKKDNPDVTVQPLSNQFYFQFLTYYQHSTGQMRLRVTTLSRRWVAGSGSVQFQDLIAGFDQEAAAVAMARLVSFKMEIEAEFDPIRWLDKALIHLCSRFGDYQKDSPSSFSLSPRLSIFPQFMFNLRRSQFVQVFNNSPDETAYFRVILNRENVANSVVMIQPSLISYSFHSGPEPALLDVAAIAADRILLLDSYFTVVIFHGATIAQWRKAGYHNQPEHQAFSQLLQGPRDDADAIIKERFPVPRLVICDQHGSQARFLLAKLNPSATYNTDSPLPGGDILFTDDVSFEVFMDHLQRLAVQ, encoded by the exons ATGGCGGAATTCATGGACCTGGAATCGCAGGATGGAGTGAGAATGCCGTGGAACGTACTTCCGGGGACCAAGCAAGAGGCTAGCAATTGTGTAGTCCCTGTGTCCGCTATCTACACTCCGATCAAGCCCTTTCCCAATATGCCCGTCCTCCCCTATTCTCCCCTCCGTTGCCGCACCTGCCGTTCGGTTCTCAACCCTTTCTCCACCGTTGATTACGCCGCCAAGATCTGGATCTGCCCCTTCTGCTATCACCGCAACCCTTTCCCGCCTCACTACGCCTCCATCACCGACGACAATCTACCCGCGGAGCTCTTTCCGCAGTACACCACCATAGAGTACGAGACGCAGAGCCCCGGGGAGAAGATGTCCTACTCGTCCATTTTCATGTTCGTGGTGGACACCTGCATCATCGAGGAGGAGATGGCCTTTCTCAAGTCTGCCTTGTCCCAGGCAATCGACCTTCTGCCAGACAATTCGCTCGTCGGCCTCATCACTTTCGGGACCTTGGTCCACGTTCACGAGCTTGGCTTCGGCCAGATCCCTAAAACCTATGTTTTCAAGGGCTCCAAAGACGTCTCCAAGGAGCAGCTGCTTGACCAAATGGGCTTCTTTCTGAAGAAGCCTAAGCCCCCAGCTGGTGTCATTGCCGGCTCCAGGGATGGCCTCTCCTCTGAAAGCATTTCTCGTTTCCTCTTGCCTGCCTCTGATTGTGAATTCACGCTCAACTCg GTCTTGGAGGAACTGCAAAAGGATCCTTGGCCACTTCTACCGGATCACCGCGCTACCAGGTGCACCAGCACGGCTCTCAGTGTTGCTGCCAGTTTATTAGGTGCTTGTGTTCCCGGCTGTGGAGCTCGGATCATGGCTTTCATCGGCGGTCCATCTACCGAAGGACTTGGTGCT ATTGTGTCAAAGAACCTCTCCGAGCCAATCCGTTCCCACAAGGACCTGGATAAGGATTCTGCTCTCCATTATCATAAAGCTGTCAAGTTCTATGAGGGACTTGCGAAGCAGCTAGTGCATCAAGGTCATGTACTTGATCTGTTTGCTTGTGCACTTGACCAG GTAGGGATTGCTGAACTTAAAGTTGTTGTGGAAAGAACCGGTGGGCTTGTTGTGCTTGCAGAAAGCTTTGTCCATTCAGTATTTAAGGACTCGCTTAAACGTGTTTTCCAATCAAATGACTATGACCTTGGACTATCATCAAAGTATGT TGGTATATTTGAAGTAAATTGCTCAAAGGATGTCAAAGTTCAAGGCATTATTGGTCCTTGTGCATCACTTGAAAAG AAAGGTCCTTTGTGCTCCGATACTGTTATTGGCCAGGGGAATACCAGTGCATGGAAGATGTGTGGAATAGACAAAGCTACAACTTTATGTGTAATATTTGAAATAGTGAAGAAGGACAATCCTGATGTTACGGTTCAACCTTTAAGCAATCAATTTTACTTCCAATTTTTGACTTA TTACCAACATAGCACTGGTCAAATGAGACTTCGTGTTACAACCCTCTCTAGAAGATGGGTTGCTGGAAGTGGAAGTGTACAG TTTCAGGATTTGATTGCTGGATTTGACCAAGAAGCAGCTGCTGTAGCCATGGCACGCCTAGTTTCtttcaaaatggaaattgaG GCCGAGTTTGACCCTATAAGATGGCTAGACAAAGCATTAATACATCTATGTTCAAGGTTTGGAGACTACCAGAAAGACAGTCCGTCTTCTTTTAGCTTATCTCCTCGGCTTTCGATATTTCCTCAGTTTATGTTTAACTTACGCCGTTCACAGTTTGTTCAG GTCTTCAACAACAGCCCAGATGAAACAGCATACTTCAGAGTCATACTGAACCGGGAAAATGTTGCCAATTCCGTTGTGATGATACAGCCTTCATTGATTTCTTACTCATTTCATTCAGGACCAGAGCCAGCACTATTAGATGTAGCTGCCATTGCAGCTGACAGGATTCTGCTTTTGGACTCCTATTTTACTGTTGTCATTTTCCACGGTGCTACTATTGCTCAATGGCGGAAAGCTGGCTACCACAATCAACCAGAACATCAG GCATTTTCCCAATTGCTACAAGGTCCTCGTGATGATGCGGATGCAATAATAAAAGAAAGGTTTCCAGTACCTCGTTTAGTGATTTGCGATCAACATGGTTCACAG GCTCGCTTTCTCCTAGCAAAATTAAACCCGTCTGCTACATACAACACTGATTCTCCTCTTCCAGGCGGTGATATTTTATTCACAGATGATGTGAGCTTTGAGGTTTTCATGGACCATCTCCAGAGACTAGCAGTTCAATAA
- the LOC126686858 gene encoding protein transport protein SEC23 C isoform X4, producing MAEFMDLESQDGVRMPWNVLPGTKQEASNCVVPVSAIYTPIKPFPNMPVLPYSPLRCRTCRSVLNPFSTVDYAAKIWICPFCYHRNPFPPHYASITDDNLPAELFPQYTTIEYETQSPGEKMSYSSIFMFVVDTCIIEEEMAFLKSALSQAIDLLPDNSLVGLITFGTLVHVHELGFGQIPKTYVFKGSKDVSKEQLLDQMGFFLKKPKPPAGVIAGSRDGLSSESISRFLLPASDCEFTLNSVLEELQKDPWPLLPDHRATRCTSTALSVAASLLGACVPGCGARIMAFIGGPSTEGLGAIVSKNLSEPIRSHKDLDKDSALHYHKAVKFYEGLAKQLVHQGHVLDLFACALDQVGIAELKVVVERTGGLVVLAESFVHSVFKDSLKRVFQSNDYDLGLSSNGIFEVNCSKDVKVQGIIGPCASLEKKGPLCSDTVIGQGNTSAWKMCGIDKATTLCVIFEIVKKDNPDVTVQPLSNQFYFQFLTYYQHSTGQMRLRVTTLSRRWVAGSGSFQDLIAGFDQEAAAVAMARLVSFKMEIEAEFDPIRWLDKALIHLCSRFGDYQKDSPSSFSLSPRLSIFPQFMFNLRRSQFVQVFNNSPDETAYFRVILNRENVANSVVMIQPSLISYSFHSGPEPALLDVAAIAADRILLLDSYFTVVIFHGATIAQWRKAGYHNQPEHQAFSQLLQGPRDDADAIIKERFPVPRLVICDQHGSQARFLLAKLNPSATYNTDSPLPGGDILFTDDVSFEVFMDHLQRLAVQ from the exons ATGGCGGAATTCATGGACCTGGAATCGCAGGATGGAGTGAGAATGCCGTGGAACGTACTTCCGGGGACCAAGCAAGAGGCTAGCAATTGTGTAGTCCCTGTGTCCGCTATCTACACTCCGATCAAGCCCTTTCCCAATATGCCCGTCCTCCCCTATTCTCCCCTCCGTTGCCGCACCTGCCGTTCGGTTCTCAACCCTTTCTCCACCGTTGATTACGCCGCCAAGATCTGGATCTGCCCCTTCTGCTATCACCGCAACCCTTTCCCGCCTCACTACGCCTCCATCACCGACGACAATCTACCCGCGGAGCTCTTTCCGCAGTACACCACCATAGAGTACGAGACGCAGAGCCCCGGGGAGAAGATGTCCTACTCGTCCATTTTCATGTTCGTGGTGGACACCTGCATCATCGAGGAGGAGATGGCCTTTCTCAAGTCTGCCTTGTCCCAGGCAATCGACCTTCTGCCAGACAATTCGCTCGTCGGCCTCATCACTTTCGGGACCTTGGTCCACGTTCACGAGCTTGGCTTCGGCCAGATCCCTAAAACCTATGTTTTCAAGGGCTCCAAAGACGTCTCCAAGGAGCAGCTGCTTGACCAAATGGGCTTCTTTCTGAAGAAGCCTAAGCCCCCAGCTGGTGTCATTGCCGGCTCCAGGGATGGCCTCTCCTCTGAAAGCATTTCTCGTTTCCTCTTGCCTGCCTCTGATTGTGAATTCACGCTCAACTCg GTCTTGGAGGAACTGCAAAAGGATCCTTGGCCACTTCTACCGGATCACCGCGCTACCAGGTGCACCAGCACGGCTCTCAGTGTTGCTGCCAGTTTATTAGGTGCTTGTGTTCCCGGCTGTGGAGCTCGGATCATGGCTTTCATCGGCGGTCCATCTACCGAAGGACTTGGTGCT ATTGTGTCAAAGAACCTCTCCGAGCCAATCCGTTCCCACAAGGACCTGGATAAGGATTCTGCTCTCCATTATCATAAAGCTGTCAAGTTCTATGAGGGACTTGCGAAGCAGCTAGTGCATCAAGGTCATGTACTTGATCTGTTTGCTTGTGCACTTGACCAG GTAGGGATTGCTGAACTTAAAGTTGTTGTGGAAAGAACCGGTGGGCTTGTTGTGCTTGCAGAAAGCTTTGTCCATTCAGTATTTAAGGACTCGCTTAAACGTGTTTTCCAATCAAATGACTATGACCTTGGACTATCATCAAA TGGTATATTTGAAGTAAATTGCTCAAAGGATGTCAAAGTTCAAGGCATTATTGGTCCTTGTGCATCACTTGAAAAG AAAGGTCCTTTGTGCTCCGATACTGTTATTGGCCAGGGGAATACCAGTGCATGGAAGATGTGTGGAATAGACAAAGCTACAACTTTATGTGTAATATTTGAAATAGTGAAGAAGGACAATCCTGATGTTACGGTTCAACCTTTAAGCAATCAATTTTACTTCCAATTTTTGACTTA TTACCAACATAGCACTGGTCAAATGAGACTTCGTGTTACAACCCTCTCTAGAAGATGGGTTGCTGGAAGTGGAAGT TTTCAGGATTTGATTGCTGGATTTGACCAAGAAGCAGCTGCTGTAGCCATGGCACGCCTAGTTTCtttcaaaatggaaattgaG GCCGAGTTTGACCCTATAAGATGGCTAGACAAAGCATTAATACATCTATGTTCAAGGTTTGGAGACTACCAGAAAGACAGTCCGTCTTCTTTTAGCTTATCTCCTCGGCTTTCGATATTTCCTCAGTTTATGTTTAACTTACGCCGTTCACAGTTTGTTCAG GTCTTCAACAACAGCCCAGATGAAACAGCATACTTCAGAGTCATACTGAACCGGGAAAATGTTGCCAATTCCGTTGTGATGATACAGCCTTCATTGATTTCTTACTCATTTCATTCAGGACCAGAGCCAGCACTATTAGATGTAGCTGCCATTGCAGCTGACAGGATTCTGCTTTTGGACTCCTATTTTACTGTTGTCATTTTCCACGGTGCTACTATTGCTCAATGGCGGAAAGCTGGCTACCACAATCAACCAGAACATCAG GCATTTTCCCAATTGCTACAAGGTCCTCGTGATGATGCGGATGCAATAATAAAAGAAAGGTTTCCAGTACCTCGTTTAGTGATTTGCGATCAACATGGTTCACAG GCTCGCTTTCTCCTAGCAAAATTAAACCCGTCTGCTACATACAACACTGATTCTCCTCTTCCAGGCGGTGATATTTTATTCACAGATGATGTGAGCTTTGAGGTTTTCATGGACCATCTCCAGAGACTAGCAGTTCAATAA